The following proteins come from a genomic window of Dreissena polymorpha isolate Duluth1 chromosome 1, UMN_Dpol_1.0, whole genome shotgun sequence:
- the LOC127862098 gene encoding XK-related protein 6-like, producing the protein MADYDDVDGQMFSRLQSVDDTVSNKTKQKNSPGQTVTEIRGELRKTNSKPNTLERNANQNGDNHLSSTGSSSCEESEADRVAFDRHESETPEEMFPSRSFNSSRNTLTNSDIVNFDSCDTEEKNQDDNINHEKKDESNIPLTEATIAEDVRSTGCWKHKYFKCIRKLLLPLVGLALYGYDIYTDIALAMKYYSDDRTLAQFTFTIIFLCVPAILIMLVDISWHIIDSRAKAKGVDERKSQEPKNDVEMEVKFSNASNVSNNCYQKKLVENSTTLDTVDAVCDSSDGKEMDHLDLKLLSRPVWWARTVGSIFTLGVLGLICRTLQYTYYFMKASLTSSKDRHDFYKRKARQLQRDCYMFNFIEVFLESAPQLALQLYITFAFDKPFSHERLRSMILSTASITWNYSAYYRCNRANAAKKQDINFKSFVIFLLSTLSCIVPRFVCVMLFYAFFKSNLFFIIPVSIVFVVHLILVFIWIVKINPKLKGTVVSKIYKYFYYGFFSYVQFFLFLNLQGSNTKKSILLLYSIIYSENLVLAVLSFLRMRELGKSEDAFILLCLPVGFCVHVVCLMIFYGLCHPKTGKCKDGCF; encoded by the exons ATGGCTGATTACGATGATGTAGATGGACAAATGTTCTCTAGACTCCAATCTGTGGACGACACTGTAAGCAACAAGACTAAACAAAAAAATTCTCCTGGACAAACTGTGACAGAAATCAGAGGAGAGTTGAGAAAAACGAACTCAAAGCCAAATACTCTGGAACGAAATGCAAATCAAAATGGGGATAACCACTTGTCGTCTACTGGGTCCTCTTCCTGTGAAGAATCTGAGGCTGACCGTGTAGCGTTTGATCGGCATGAATCTGAAACACCTGAGGAGATGTTTCCTTCGAGGAGCTTTAATTCCTCCCGGAATACTTTGACAAACAGTGACATTGTTAACTTTGACTCATGTGATACAgaagaaaaaaatcaagatgACAATATTAATCATGAAAAAAAGGACGAATCAAACATCCCGCTTACAGAGGCAACGATTGCTGAAGACGTAAGATCCACAGGCTGCTGGAAACACAAGTATTTTAAATGCATCAGGAAATTATTGCTGCCACTAGTTGGGCTGGCTTTGTATGGATACGACATTTACACAGATATTGCTCTGGCCATGAAATACTACAGTGATG ATAGAACATTGGCTCAGTTCACATTCACAATTATATTCTTGTGTGTACCTGCAATCTTAATCATGCTAGTGGACATCTCATGGCATATCATAGACAGTAGAGCTAAAGCCAAAGGTGTGGATGAGAGGAAAAGTCAAGAGCCTAAAAATGATGTAGAAATGGAAGTAAAGTTTAGCAATGCTAGCAATGTTTCAAACAATTGCTATCAAAAAAAGCTTGTAGAAAACTCAACCACTTTAGACACCGTCGATGCAGTTTGTGATTCAAGTGATGGCAAGGAAATGGATCATTTAGATTTGAAATTGCTGTCAAGACCTGTATGGTGGGCAAGAACTGTTGGCAGCATCTTTACTCTGGGAGTGTTAGGCCTGATCTGCCG GACACTGCAGTATACTTATTACTTCATGAAAGCATCACTTACTTCATCGAAAGATAGGCATGATTTCTACAAACGCAAAGCACGCCAGCTCCAGAGAGACTGTTACATGTTCAACTTCATAGAGGTGTTTTTGGAGTCTGCCCCACAGTTGGCCTTACAGTTGTATATCACTTTTGCTTTTGACAAGCCGTTTTCCCATGAGAGAC TACGCAGTATGATCCTATCTACAGCAAGTATCACGTGGAATTATTCTGCTTATTATCGATGCAACAGAGCCAATGCAGCCAAAAAACAGGATATCAACTTTAAATCATTTGTAATCTTTCTATTGTCAACGCTTTCTTGTATTGTACCACGTTTTGTCTGTGTTATGCTTTTCTATGCGTTCTTTAAGTCTAACCTctttttcatcataccggtaagCATCGTGTTTGTTGTTCATTTAATTTTGGTTTTCATTTGGATTGTTAAGATTAATCCAAAACTTAAAGGAACTGTTGTTTCAAAGATATACAAGTACTTTTATTATGGATTTTTCTCGTATGTTCAATTTTTTCTCTTTCTTAATCTGCAGGGGTCAAACACTAAGAAATCAATTCTGTTATTGTATTCCATTATCTACTCAGAGAACCTTGTGTTAGCTGTCTTAAGTTTTTTAAGAATGCGTGAGTTAGGGAAAAGTGAAGATGCTTTCATCCTGCTCTGTCTTCCAGTGGGATTTTGTGTGCATGTCGTCTGTTTGATGATATTTTATGGACTTTGTCATCCCAAAACTGGGAAATGCAAAGATGGATGTTTTTAA